A genomic window from Microbaculum marinisediminis includes:
- a CDS encoding FAD binding domain-containing protein has protein sequence MYPFNYHRPATVRKAAGLLAKMEDAKVLAGGHTLLPTMKQRLASPSDIVDLGGIEGLAGIEQKGRKIHIGAMTPHADVANSDVVREAIPALAQLAGGIGDPHVRARGTIGGSIANNDPNADYPAACLGLGATIVTNKRKIEADDFFVDMFETALEPGEIVTKVIFPIPRKAGYAKFPNPASRYALVGVFVSKRGKEVRAAVTGAGSCVFRSKDLEAALSTRFAPKSLEGVSVPSDGLNSDIHASADYRANLIAVMARRAVAAA, from the coding sequence ATGTATCCGTTCAACTATCATCGGCCGGCGACGGTCCGTAAGGCGGCCGGGCTGTTGGCCAAGATGGAGGACGCCAAGGTCCTCGCCGGTGGCCACACATTGCTGCCGACCATGAAGCAGCGGCTGGCCTCGCCGTCGGATATCGTCGATCTCGGCGGTATCGAAGGGCTGGCGGGAATAGAGCAGAAAGGCCGCAAGATCCACATCGGGGCGATGACGCCGCATGCCGACGTCGCCAATTCCGATGTCGTCAGGGAGGCGATCCCGGCGCTTGCCCAGCTTGCCGGCGGCATCGGCGATCCGCATGTGCGTGCCCGCGGCACCATCGGCGGCTCGATCGCCAACAACGATCCGAACGCCGACTACCCAGCCGCCTGCCTGGGCCTCGGCGCGACGATCGTCACCAACAAGCGCAAGATCGAGGCCGACGATTTCTTCGTCGACATGTTCGAGACGGCGCTGGAGCCCGGCGAGATCGTCACCAAGGTGATCTTCCCGATCCCGCGCAAGGCCGGCTACGCGAAGTTCCCGAACCCGGCCTCGCGCTACGCGCTCGTCGGGGTCTTCGTGTCGAAGCGCGGCAAGGAGGTCCGTGCGGCGGTGACCGGCGCCGGCTCGTGCGTGTTCCGCTCCAAGGACCTGGAAGCCGCCCTGTCGACCCGGTTCGCGCCGAAGTCACTCGAAGGGGTGAGCGTCCCCTCCGACGGCCTCAACAGCGACATCCACGCCAGCGCGGACTACCGGGCGAACCTGATCGCCGTGATGGCGCGGCGCGCGGTGGCGGCGGCGTGA
- a CDS encoding AAA family ATPase: MADQSPEIPQSIDATLTLLASADYVADRSLATVLYLALKMGRPLFLEGEAGVGKTEIAKVLAKALGRRLIRLQCYEGLDVSSAVYEWNYAAQMIEIRVAEAEGVVDRARLGEDVFSERFLVKRPLLEALEPDTAGPPVLLIDELDRTDEAFEAFLLEVLSDFQVTIPEIGTVTAARPPIVVITSNRTREIHDALKRRCLYHWVDYPDAARELSIVKAKVPEAPQKLSREVVAFVQAIRREDLFKAPGVAETLDWATALTELNAVALDAATISDTLGVLLKYQDDIQRMQGSKAKELLDQVRAELRAAG; this comes from the coding sequence GTGGCCGACCAGAGTCCCGAGATTCCGCAGTCCATCGATGCGACGCTGACGCTGCTTGCCTCGGCCGACTATGTCGCCGACCGGTCGCTGGCGACCGTCCTCTATCTGGCGTTGAAGATGGGGCGGCCGCTGTTTTTGGAAGGCGAGGCCGGCGTCGGCAAGACCGAGATCGCCAAGGTGCTGGCCAAGGCGCTCGGCCGGCGGCTGATCCGGCTGCAGTGCTACGAGGGCCTCGATGTATCGTCGGCCGTCTACGAGTGGAACTATGCCGCCCAGATGATCGAGATCCGGGTGGCGGAAGCCGAGGGCGTCGTCGACCGCGCCCGGCTCGGCGAGGACGTGTTTTCCGAACGGTTCCTGGTCAAGCGGCCGCTGCTGGAGGCCCTGGAGCCGGACACCGCGGGGCCGCCGGTGCTGCTGATCGACGAGCTCGACCGCACCGACGAGGCCTTCGAGGCGTTCCTGCTGGAGGTTTTGTCCGATTTCCAGGTGACGATCCCGGAGATCGGCACCGTGACGGCCGCGCGGCCGCCGATCGTCGTCATCACCTCCAACCGCACCCGCGAGATCCACGACGCGCTGAAGCGGCGCTGTCTCTACCACTGGGTCGACTATCCCGATGCCGCCCGCGAACTCTCGATCGTCAAGGCGAAGGTGCCCGAGGCGCCGCAGAAGCTAAGCCGCGAGGTCGTCGCCTTCGTCCAGGCGATCCGCAGGGAGGACCTGTTCAAGGCGCCCGGCGTGGCCGAGACGCTCGACTGGGCGACGGCACTGACCGAGCTGAACGCCGTGGCGCTCGATGCCGCCACCATCTCCGATACGCTCGGTGTCCTGCTCAAGTATCAGGACGACATCCAGCGGATGCAGGGCTCCAAGGCCAAGGAACTGCTCGACCAGGTGCGCGCGGAGTTGCGCGCCGCGGGGTAG